One stretch of Leadbetterella byssophila DSM 17132 DNA includes these proteins:
- a CDS encoding endonuclease/exonuclease/phosphatase family protein, whose amino-acid sequence MFIRAVTDFIRKFFFLINILFALYSLLVYQLVFSANIQHWLGGFLMISFPLVLLGNFVFFVIWALGRSTKALLSLALLLMTYSITDRTFKFNFREPSDAKADFSLLSYNIMYANFNGNESTNGDKITKGIGETVVGQNADIKCFQEFYNDSKNFDYDLIRRTAEKNPYYVYMHSQQGNDKGQGTIGLATFSIYPIIRKEEMYWPTNNNGLLSTDIVVNGDTIRVINFQLKSMGIRVNKVFDHGLNKVETKNILVQLKNGFSERGNEVNILESWINKSPYPVIIAGDLNELPYGYAYGKLRRLLLNAFEEEGRGFGFTYRKILRFLRIDNQFFEAEKFKIVRFKTLHEYKYSDHYPLLGEYLIY is encoded by the coding sequence ATGTTTATCCGAGCGGTAACAGATTTTATTCGCAAGTTCTTCTTCCTAATCAATATCCTGTTTGCTTTATACAGCTTGCTGGTGTACCAATTGGTCTTTTCAGCAAACATTCAGCATTGGCTGGGTGGATTCCTTATGATCTCTTTTCCTTTGGTACTCCTAGGGAACTTTGTATTCTTTGTAATATGGGCTCTCGGACGCTCCACTAAGGCCCTCTTGTCTTTGGCTTTGCTATTGATGACCTACTCCATAACTGACAGAACCTTTAAGTTTAATTTTCGAGAGCCTTCTGATGCTAAGGCAGATTTCTCTCTCTTGAGCTATAATATCATGTATGCCAACTTCAACGGCAATGAATCTACAAATGGAGACAAGATCACAAAAGGGATAGGTGAAACAGTAGTGGGACAGAATGCAGATATAAAATGCTTCCAAGAGTTCTATAATGATTCCAAAAACTTTGATTATGACCTGATACGTAGGACCGCCGAGAAAAATCCTTACTATGTTTATATGCATTCCCAACAAGGAAATGATAAAGGCCAAGGGACCATAGGTTTAGCCACTTTCTCTATATATCCTATCATTCGTAAGGAAGAGATGTACTGGCCTACAAATAATAACGGATTGCTCTCCACTGACATAGTAGTTAACGGAGATACCATTAGAGTCATTAACTTTCAGTTAAAGTCCATGGGTATCCGTGTCAACAAAGTTTTTGATCATGGTTTGAATAAGGTAGAAACTAAGAATATACTGGTCCAACTTAAGAACGGCTTCTCTGAAAGAGGTAACGAAGTGAATATTCTAGAATCTTGGATAAATAAAAGTCCTTATCCCGTCATAATAGCAGGTGATTTGAACGAACTTCCCTACGGATACGCCTATGGAAAATTGAGAAGATTATTACTCAATGCCTTCGAAGAGGAGGGTAGAGGCTTTGGTTTTACCTATAGAAAAATTCTCCGCTTTCTCAGAATTGATAACCAGTTCTTCGAGGCGGAGAAGTTTAAGATAGTTCGATTTAAGACCTTACACGAATACAAGTACTCAGATCATTATCCTCTCTTAGGAGAATACCTCATCTATTGA
- the nadE gene encoding NAD(+) synthase: protein MLKVGAAALNQTPLDWAGNRKNILKAIHEAKAEGVQILCLPELCISGYGCEDAFYAPDVTQRSLESLAIVAEASVGIVTCVGLPIRLRNKIYNAAALITDGEVLGFVLKQHLPNYGVFYEDRWFQRWKPGKTGSISWKGKTYPVGDLFFEIGGYRLGIEICEDAWVPQRPGSKLNEKGVDFILNPSASPFSFGKFQTREKLVTDASRAFSCVYIYSNLLGNESGRLIFDGDTMISTGGELVASSDRFSYADYTLTTAIVEVETNRIEQAKIKSEYLQDFSFISKEHQWEETFTPTSTKALLEPFERGGHLKEEEFARAVSLGLFDYLRKSRSFGFTLSLSGGADSSACLALCTLMLRLAEESVGLEKLKDKLSYIPGVKECQDLAQIQSLLMITLYQGTRNSSEDTLQSAAALAKDCGARFFVFDIDDLVSSYTEKVAQQIDRKLSWETDDIPLQNIQARVRAPGVWLLANIHNHLLLTTSNRSEAAVGYCTMDGDTAGSIAPISGIDKTWLRTWLVWLEKVGCEVKGKHLRLEGLKYVNALQPTAELRPIERTQTDEKDLMPYPVLNQLEILGIRDHHSPLECFKRMEKLYNYSREELYTWTRRFFQLWSRNQWKRERYAPGFHLDTHNLDPRSWCRFPILSGGFYEELQELEEYYLNR, encoded by the coding sequence ATGCTTAAAGTAGGTGCTGCGGCATTGAACCAAACCCCCTTAGACTGGGCGGGAAATAGGAAGAACATCCTAAAGGCTATTCATGAAGCAAAGGCAGAAGGAGTTCAAATACTATGCTTACCAGAACTTTGCATTAGTGGTTACGGATGTGAAGATGCATTCTATGCCCCTGATGTCACCCAAAGAAGTTTAGAAAGCCTTGCCATAGTAGCAGAAGCTTCTGTAGGCATTGTGACTTGCGTAGGCTTGCCCATACGCCTTAGAAACAAGATTTATAATGCAGCTGCCCTCATTACAGATGGTGAGGTACTGGGTTTTGTCTTAAAGCAACACCTACCTAATTACGGAGTATTCTACGAGGATCGTTGGTTCCAAAGGTGGAAACCGGGAAAGACAGGTTCTATAAGCTGGAAAGGAAAAACTTATCCTGTGGGAGATTTATTTTTTGAGATAGGAGGTTACCGCCTTGGGATAGAGATCTGTGAAGATGCGTGGGTCCCACAGCGCCCTGGAAGTAAATTAAATGAAAAAGGAGTGGATTTCATCTTGAATCCCAGTGCCAGTCCCTTCAGCTTTGGAAAATTCCAAACCCGGGAGAAACTGGTAACAGACGCTTCTAGAGCCTTCTCTTGTGTTTACATCTATAGCAATTTATTAGGAAACGAATCCGGCCGCTTGATCTTCGACGGAGATACCATGATCAGTACGGGAGGAGAGCTGGTTGCCTCTTCAGATAGATTTAGTTATGCTGATTATACCTTAACTACGGCTATTGTTGAAGTAGAGACGAACAGAATTGAACAGGCAAAAATCAAATCTGAGTACCTTCAGGACTTTAGTTTTATATCCAAAGAACATCAGTGGGAAGAGACCTTTACTCCTACTTCCACTAAAGCCCTTTTGGAGCCTTTTGAAAGAGGAGGACATCTTAAGGAAGAAGAGTTTGCCCGAGCTGTGAGTTTGGGTCTATTTGATTACCTAAGAAAATCCAGATCCTTTGGTTTTACATTATCCCTTTCTGGAGGCGCGGATTCCTCTGCTTGCCTGGCACTATGCACTCTAATGCTAAGACTTGCAGAAGAAAGTGTAGGCTTAGAAAAGCTGAAAGACAAATTAAGTTATATACCGGGAGTAAAGGAATGTCAGGATCTAGCACAGATCCAATCGCTTCTGATGATAACCTTGTACCAAGGAACAAGGAATAGTTCGGAGGATACATTACAGTCGGCCGCTGCCTTAGCCAAAGATTGCGGTGCACGATTCTTTGTCTTTGACATAGATGATTTAGTTAGTTCTTATACAGAGAAGGTAGCGCAACAGATAGATAGGAAATTAAGTTGGGAGACAGACGATATTCCTTTGCAGAACATCCAAGCCCGGGTACGTGCGCCGGGAGTTTGGCTATTAGCTAATATTCACAATCATCTCCTTTTAACTACCTCTAACCGTTCAGAAGCAGCGGTGGGGTACTGTACTATGGACGGAGACACGGCAGGTAGCATTGCACCTATCTCAGGAATTGATAAGACCTGGTTGAGGACCTGGTTAGTATGGTTAGAAAAAGTAGGTTGTGAAGTCAAAGGCAAACACCTGCGTTTGGAGGGTTTGAAGTATGTAAACGCATTACAGCCCACGGCTGAACTTCGTCCTATAGAACGGACTCAAACAGATGAAAAGGATTTGATGCCTTATCCTGTTTTGAATCAATTGGAAATATTGGGCATTAGGGATCATCATTCTCCATTGGAATGTTTTAAAAGGATGGAGAAACTGTACAACTACTCTAGGGAGGAGCTTTACACCTGGACCAGGAGGTTCTTCCAGCTATGGAGCAGGAACCAATGGAAAAGGGAGAGATATGCACCGGGATTTCATTTGGATACCCATAATCTGGATCCTAGAAGTTGGTGCAGATTCCCTATCCTTAGTGGTGGTTTCTATGAAGAATTACAAGAATTAGAGGAATACTATCTCAATAGATGA
- the rimP gene encoding ribosome maturation factor RimP produces MSLKDTVIKLVEDLIRDTDYYVVEIAVSDSKIRRKVSIFLDSDAGITIDQCTEVSRKLGLQLEEVIDEAFTLEVSSPGADSPLKFERQYVKNIGRSLKILKVDGSEIKGKLVSVENGSITIETEAKKKVKSETVALSLDEIKEAKVIISFK; encoded by the coding sequence ATGTCACTGAAAGATACAGTCATAAAATTAGTTGAGGATTTGATCCGTGATACGGACTACTATGTAGTGGAAATTGCGGTCTCAGATTCTAAGATCAGAAGGAAGGTAAGTATCTTCCTAGACTCTGACGCGGGCATTACCATTGATCAATGCACGGAGGTATCCAGGAAGCTGGGCTTACAATTGGAAGAGGTCATAGATGAGGCATTTACCTTAGAAGTATCTTCTCCGGGGGCAGATAGTCCTTTAAAGTTTGAGCGTCAATATGTGAAAAACATAGGTCGTTCTTTGAAGATTCTGAAAGTAGATGGATCAGAAATCAAAGGAAAATTAGTTTCCGTGGAAAACGGAAGCATTACTATAGAAACAGAAGCAAAGAAAAAAGTAAAATCAGAAACGGTGGCGCTGAGCTTAGATGAAATCAAGGAGGCCAAGGTCATCATTTCATTCAAATAA